In Candidatus Poribacteria bacterium, the following are encoded in one genomic region:
- a CDS encoding tetratricopeptide repeat protein produces MANPVKTTHYEEAVKHYSRAIDLRPNFALSYIYRGNVYRKMGEFDLAIEDYTEAIFWTRQPAKAYYGRGIAYGAKGDIDRAIEDFTKAIQYDPDYAEAYYHRGNAYFIKNEFNRAIEDCDKAIQLNPDATDAYLVRGNAYNSKDEVDFAILDYNKAIRLKPDYVDVYMLCGNAYSSKGELDKAIASYSKAIALRSDYIDAYVVRGHTHVLKRDFDSAIADCTKVIELNPNAAHLYITRAIAYSLTEDYNSAITDCEEALERNPNAADAYLIRGVAYNNNGEFDLAIADCTKAIELVPFNANTYYERGNAYSGKGDFDNAVADYNIAIKFNPHRVEYYFYRGIAYSAKGELDNAITDYTIVLRFQPDHASAYINRGVAYGNKDEFDHAITDFTIAIQLDPRLAAPYHNRGNVYLRKGDVDLAITDYTMSIQLSPNDAETYATRGAVYGLIGEIDKAIGDCTKAIGLGLNHADIYFNRAIGYNSIGKLKLAIRDYTEAIELNPDHINAYVNRGVAYGDTGKMSLAINDLNKAVKLEQDNAAAYNNLGNVYGNKGDFDAAIENYSKAINLNSSEPAFYHNRGLAYFGNNEFSRAREDYTKALRLDPDYSPAYYNRAKAWLHQQEWEKAKASLTDAVNKGIDITAVFGNDYQSVAGFEEQTGIKLRKDIAAMLKQHDRQMPASPMEKNPSGFQSETELYSFEGFAIGSPQQVEQPTNPFIPISLLQPPSQAPPSLFAS; encoded by the coding sequence ATGGCTAATCCAGTGAAAACGACGCATTATGAAGAAGCTGTCAAACACTATAGCAGAGCCATTGACTTGAGACCAAATTTTGCCTTATCTTACATCTACCGAGGTAATGTGTACCGTAAAATGGGCGAGTTTGACCTCGCAATTGAAGATTATACCGAAGCGATTTTCTGGACTCGCCAACCCGCTAAAGCTTACTATGGTCGTGGCATAGCGTATGGTGCCAAAGGCGACATTGATAGGGCTATTGAAGACTTCACAAAGGCGATCCAATACGACCCGGACTATGCCGAAGCCTATTACCATCGCGGCAACGCTTATTTTATTAAAAATGAGTTTAATCGTGCCATTGAGGACTGTGACAAAGCAATACAGCTTAATCCCGATGCTACTGATGCCTACTTAGTTCGCGGTAACGCTTACAACAGCAAAGATGAGGTTGACTTTGCCATTTTAGACTATAACAAGGCAATACGGTTGAAGCCAGATTATGTTGATGTTTATATGCTTTGTGGCAATGCTTATAGCAGCAAGGGGGAACTTGACAAAGCTATTGCAAGCTATAGCAAGGCAATAGCACTGAGATCGGATTACATTGATGCTTATGTTGTTCGCGGTCATACTCACGTACTTAAACGCGACTTTGATTCTGCTATCGCTGACTGCACGAAGGTAATAGAACTCAATCCGAATGCCGCTCACCTCTATATCACCCGCGCGATTGCTTATAGCCTTACAGAAGACTATAACTCTGCTATCACAGATTGTGAAGAAGCATTAGAACGTAACCCGAATGCTGCCGATGCCTATCTAATTCGTGGGGTCGCTTATAATAATAATGGTGAGTTTGATTTGGCTATTGCGGATTGTACGAAAGCGATAGAATTAGTACCCTTTAATGCCAATACTTATTATGAACGTGGCAATGCTTATAGCGGCAAAGGCGATTTTGACAATGCTGTCGCAGATTATAACATAGCGATAAAATTCAACCCCCATCGTGTTGAGTACTATTTTTATCGCGGTATCGCTTATAGCGCAAAAGGTGAATTGGATAATGCTATTACAGACTATACCATCGTCCTTCGATTCCAACCCGATCATGCTTCAGCCTATATAAATCGAGGTGTCGCCTATGGTAACAAAGACGAATTTGACCATGCTATTACAGATTTTACGATCGCAATACAACTTGATCCAAGGCTTGCCGCGCCCTATCATAATCGTGGTAATGTTTATTTACGCAAAGGTGATGTTGACTTGGCTATTACAGATTATACGATGTCCATACAACTCAGCCCCAATGATGCGGAGACCTATGCCACTCGAGGGGCAGTTTACGGTCTTATAGGTGAGATAGACAAAGCTATCGGGGACTGTACGAAGGCGATAGGACTTGGTCTCAATCATGCGGATATCTATTTTAATCGCGCTATTGGTTACAATAGTATAGGAAAACTTAAATTGGCGATCAGGGACTATACCGAGGCGATAGAACTTAATCCAGATCATATCAACGCCTATGTCAATCGCGGCGTTGCTTACGGTGATACAGGCAAGATGAGTCTCGCAATTAATGACTTAAACAAGGCAGTAAAATTGGAGCAAGATAATGCTGCAGCTTATAACAACCTTGGCAACGTTTATGGAAACAAGGGCGATTTTGATGCAGCTATTGAAAATTATAGTAAGGCAATAAATTTAAACTCGAGTGAGCCAGCATTTTATCATAATCGTGGTCTGGCTTACTTCGGCAATAACGAGTTTAGTCGAGCACGCGAAGACTATACGAAAGCACTAAGATTAGATCCCGATTATTCACCAGCCTATTACAATCGCGCAAAAGCTTGGTTGCACCAACAGGAATGGGAAAAAGCCAAAGCAAGCTTAACAGATGCAGTGAACAAAGGCATAGATATTACTGCTGTTTTTGGTAACGACTATCAGAGCGTCGCTGGCTTTGAGGAACAAACTGGTATTAAATTACGAAAAGATATTGCTGCAATGTTAAAACAACACGATAGACAAATGCCTGCTTCACCTATGGAGAAAAATCCATCTGGATTTCAAAGCGAAACGGAACTTTACTCATTTGAAGGTTTCGCAATAGGATCTCCACAACAAGTGGAGCAACCCACAAATCCATTCATACCAATTAGTTTGCTTCAACCTCCAAGCCAAGCACCCCCTAGTCTATTTGCAAGCTAA